The DNA sequence TGCTACCAGGCGGGTCACACAATGACTGCGACACCACGATTTCATCTTAGGGGCGTCACCAAGTGCTGTCAAGGAAACCAATCATGAAATTTATTTATCAATAATCGATTTAAGCAAATCGGTATAAGCCAATGTTTTTACTCTTTTATTGCAACGAAGCAAATGATGAGGAGCGCGATCAATATCCTCAACTAAGCAGGGTAACTTTGAACCCAAACATCGTGCGTACTCAAGACCCGTTGCATCTGCAAAATCTTTCGATCCTTAGTCATTAATTGACTAGGGCGGTAGTGATATGCCAAATCAATAAAGGGTTGATCATCTGGATCATCGCAGCGATACGAGCAGCGCGGTGGCGTGGGTTTATGAATCGCCATCTGAGTCCAGGAGCCCAGCAAAGTCGATTGATCATTTGAGTTCTGAGCAAATTGTGGACGGGCGATGACGTCGGTGAGCTCAAGGAGCATCTCGGAGCTGTAAATAAGCTCAAACTGTCCCCGAGCAATGCCATCACGAATCCAATCGGCACGTGGATCTTGAAACACCAACAGATCAAGCACGATATTGGTGTCAAGAACCAGAGTTGTTATTGCCATCCGTGCAGCCAACGATCTAAATCCTTCAGTTCAGTCCAGAGCAGAAGATAGCGCCGCTTCGTTAGAACTGCCTCGAGCTCGACATAGTTTTTCGGAATCGTTTGGTCGCTCGGCAATTGCGGATCATGGACCCTGCTCACCAGAAAATGCTTCTCTCGATGTTGAGGGATGACCGCCGTCCATTTCGTAAGTAATAATTTTTTATGCGAAAGAGGGCGTTTTTGCGACTTGTCGGGTGGGGCCATGATTATTCCTTATACTCGATTCTAATCATTCCTATGAAGAGAAAACCATGACCTTATTCATGCTGACCTGGGCAATTACGTCCTTATCCCTATGGGCGGCAACCTATGTATTTGATGGCTTGCAATTTAATGATTCTGGAGCATTAATTATTTCTGCTCTTGTCTTGGGCCTTGCTAACGCCATCGTCCGTCCTTTATTGATCCTGTTTACCTTACCGCTTACCATCCTTAGTCTTGGATTCTTCTTACTGGTGATTAATGCCTTGGTACTGATGCTGGTTGCTCAGGTGGTCAACGGTTTTATCCTCTCCGGATTTTGGACCGCCTTCTTTGCCAGCATCTTTATTGCCATTCTGAACGCCATCATCGGTTCCTTATTTAGCATCAATCGCATCAAAATTGAGCGCATCCGCTAAGCATCCTGCCTTCGTAGTTGAGGTGCCCTATACCACCTCGCCAAAGATGAGCCGGTATGCAGGCCCATTAATGGATGCTCATCCGGACCCTCGTTATTTAGAAGCTAAGAACCATGAGCTTGCTCTTCTTGGGTCTGAGTTATGTGCCCAGCAGGACGCCGAGCAAACGCGGGAACTGATTACTAAAGCGGCACATGCTCTCAATTTGCCAGAAGCCAGAACTATTCGGAAGATTGATGATTTGGCGCTATGCCTCAATGAGGATGTTGCGCTGTTGGAGAACGATACCCTCACGGCCATTTGCTTTTGCTTTCCCAGTAGTTGGATACCTGCTAAACGTCTTGGCATGCCACTCGCACAAATTCATCATCCGGTTGCGGATGGGGAGCGACTGGTGCAGGCCAGTCCAAAGATCGCCCATGTCATGAGCGATCCTCAGCAAGGATCCTTTCGGCGTTTTGTCTGGACGATTAGCAATAGTCCCGAACTCAGTCAACATCCATCACGAAAGTCAAATGCAACACCACAAAGGATCGATGATCTGTATTACCGCTTAGAAACTCAAACCACTATGCCAATCAACACCTCTCAGGGAAGAGCCAGTCTATTTCTTGTGAAGGTTGAGGTTTGCCCATTGATGGTGTTTTGGCAAAACCCAGAACAACGCACTCAAATCTGTGCGAGTATTCAATCGATGAGTGAAGCGGTATTGGAGTACAAAAATTTACACTCGATTAAAGCCTTACTACTTCAGAATAGGTGATTGAATAGGGTTATGAAATGGAAAGTTTTGGACCGATTATTCTGATTGAGGTCATCCTCGTATTTGGAGGGGTGCTACTCTTTGCATGGTGGCAATTGCGCGATCTCAAGAAAGAACGCGAGAAGGATCAAAAAAAGAGGGAAGAGGATAAATCCTAAGCATATTGCACTGCATCGATAGACATCATCTCAAATACTTGCTAAAACTTAGAATTACACTAAGATGAACTTATTGTGCCAAAACCAGCCACAAAATACTTCCCTGAAGAGAGCTACACCGAACTCGATTTGGTCAGTCTGTCCTACGTCAGTGATGCAACCGAAGAGTTTGGCATTTTGGCATTGATGCAGCTAGTAGATAAGGCATCACGTCGCAATAAGAGCTTAAACATCACTGGCGTTTTATCCTTTGACAATGGTCGCTTTGGTCAAATATTGGAGGGTAAGCCCAAGGATGTGGAATTGCTTTGGGAGGCTATCCAGCGTGATCCACGTCATTCCAATGTAGTATCGCTCGGTATGAAGCGTATCAATTCTAGGCGCTTTGCAAACTGGTCCATGCGTCTGTGTGGCCGAGAAGAAATTACTTCCGCTAATCCCGACATCAAGCTCTAATTATTTTTGTAACTCGCATTGCATGATGGGATATCCATCTTGCAAGCTTGCCTGCACATACTGATCGGTCTTTGATACATACACCTTCACTCCTTTGCCGTCGCCAATATTGTTGACATTGGTAAAGAGTGCGGTCTTACTGTCAATCCGTTTTAAGCTTGCAATCGTGGTCGGTTCACCGATACTAAATTTAGAGCCCGTCCAGCGGTCGGGTCGAATGAAGTCGCCCTTAACCAGTTTGCCGCGGTAGGTCTTCATATAAATACAATCTTTTTGATTGAGGATCAAATCAACTGGATCATCTTTACGGTCAAACCAGCTTGCCTGTAATAAGGAACTTGATAGAAGTAGCATCACGCACAATAAAGGGTTAATCAAGCGCTTCTTCATGATGCGAGAATTAGATCAATTGAGAACCTTATAGCCACGACCCACTAGGCATTTCTTGACAATGGCCTCTTGGGATTCATTTCCCTTATAAGCGCCACCAGCAGCTCCGATCACCGCACCGGCTCCTGCAGCCTGAACAATCTCCGTGCGATTACCGCCGGTAACAAGTCCTAGCAAACCCCCCACGACAGCACCCGCGCCTGCACCCTTCGCAGCGGTACCACCCATACCACTTGCTTCCTTGGCATAGTTTTGACATTCGGCAAGATCTTTTTCATAGCGCGCTTCGTTGACACCTTTCATGTCCACTATTGGGCGCACATCAGCGCCAGCACAGGCAGCCAGTACCACTGCTGTTAGGGGAATGAGATAGATCTTGCTTGCTTGATGAACTTTCACCTAAATCATTAAATCAAAGGCGATGGGGATCGTCAAGGATTGCGTGATCAAGCCCTAAACCGCCCACCTTTAATGCTTTCTAAGCCCCGTGGATCAAGTTGATAGAGATAAACCCAAGCGATTTGCCATTCCGATGTTCCAATGAGATGGATGGAGCGCAATACGCGTTGATATTCATGGGGGCTTGGATCGTCGGGCGAGCATTCTTCATATCGATCAACCACATCCAGTAATTGCATATTGTTTAGGCGCCAGAGCTCTCCATAAACCCAAGATTCTGCAAACTGGATTGACTCGCTGGGTCGATCCGTAGCGCCGGGATACCAGGATATTCGATAGAGCAGACCAGGCATCTGCGCTGCACCCAAGTACTCAGCACCCGCATGAAATTGCATTGCATTGGGATGACTAAAGGGGCTCATTAAGGTTCCATAAACAAATAGAAGATCGGAGCGCATCATTGTTTTACATGGAAACCCTAATAGGAGGAAGTAAAAAGCCTATTCACAATCAATCTTAATCGATCAAGAAGGTGCACCAAGATGAAAACCGTTAGCCAGCTGCTCGCAGAGAAACATCACCGAATCGAAACTATTGCTCCCAATGTACATGTGTTTGATGCCCTAAAACTCATGTTGGAGAAAGACATTGGCTCGCTGTTGGTAATTGAGTTTGGTAACCTAGTCGGCATTTTCACTGAGCGTGATTACGCCCGTAAATTAGTTCTACAGGGCAAAAGCTCACAAAATACCTTGGTGCGAGATGTCATGAGTACCAAACTGATTACAGTAAAACCAGCAGATACCCTGGACTACTGTATGCAACTCGTGACAGAAAAGCGCATTCGCCATCTCCCAGTATTGGATGGCGGCCGCTTGATTGGCATGCTATCGATTGGGGATTTGCTCAAAGCTGCACTCGCAGAACAAGCTGCTACGATTGCGCAACTTGAGGCGTATATTAATTCTTAAAGCCCCATTTCTTTAAAGACGTCTTTGGCGGTACGAAAGCTATCAATGGCTGCCGGAACGCCGCAATAGATTGCCGATTGTAAAAAGATCTCTGCAATCTCATCTTTGGTCAAACCATTATTGATTGCACCCTTAACATGCAGTTTGAGTTCATGGGGCCGATTGAGTGCAGTCAGCATTGCTAAATTAACAATGCTGCGGGTTTTGCGATCAAGGCCAGGCCGATTCCAGATTTCATTCCAGCAGTATTCAGTTACCAGCTCTTGGAGCGGTAAGTTGAACGAATCGGCATTGCGAATCGCTTGATCCACGTACTCGGCACCGAGTACCTCACGACGGGTTTTTAATCCTTTTTCAAAAGCATCACGATTCATGACTGTCTCCTTAGTAATTTACTAAACAGCAGTATAGTAATAGGCATGAACATTCGTTTGATTCCCGGAATTCTGATCATGGCAGTAGGCCTATCAGCCTGCGGAACCCCAGAGAGTGGCTTTCGGGTGGTTCAACGTTCCGACGGCATGATTGGTGTGCAGGCTGTGAAGGGCGCTAAAGAGATCGAGGCACAAGAGCTGGCAACTAAAGAGTGTAAAAAGAATGGAAAATCCGTCGCCCGTATTTCAGAGGCCCGCACCACCCACAATGACAAATTTCCAATGATTTATATTTATCAATGTCTGCGCTAGTCATACCTAGCGACCTAATCCAATGTCGATTCACACTCATACCCAAACCATTCCACTATTTCCACTGGGAACCACCTTATTCCCTGATGGAGTGATGCTGCTCAAAATCTTTGAAGTGCGCTACCTCGATATGGTCAAACAGTGTGTGCGCGAGGGTTCTGGCTTTGGTGTGGTTACCCTAAACAGTGGGGACGAGGTGCGTATGCCAGGTCAAGAGATTGGATTTAATTCAGTAGGAACCTTTGCCCGGATTAAAGAATTTGATCCGGTACAGCCTAGTCTCTTCATGATTCAATGCCAAGGGGAGCAGCGCTTTCGTGTCAAATCCAGTGAAACCAAACGCAATGGCCTGATTGTTGCCGAGGTTGATTTCATCGAAGACGATGCTTTCATGGAGGTTCCAGAGGATCTCAAAATTGCCTCTACCGTATTGGGTAAAGTGATTCAGTCTTTTAAAGAGCAGGGCGCAGCCCTTGGGAAAGAGCTGCCCTTTAGTAAACCCTATCGCTTTAACGAATGCGGCTGGGTCGCCAATCGCTGGTGCGAGCTCTTGCAATTAAGCCCTGGCCAGAAGCAATTTTTCTTAGAACAAGAGAGTCCTCGTCTTCGGTTGGATCTGATTCATGAACTGCTAGAAGAGATGGGCGTCTATAAAGCCGTTAAGTAAGCATGAGCTATTCCTACGAATGCTCGGTTTGTGGGAACGCCCGTCCCGTTACTGGCGAATGCCCATTTTGTAATACACCAATTGCACCGCTTGCACACTCCGATACTGACGTCATTAACCTAGAGCTGGATAGCCCTTCGAGCGATGAAGCCCTTGATCAACTAACGCATTACATTCGGGCTGCCAGTGAAGCGCAAATTCGGGCCTTGGTTGTGATTCATGGTTATGGCTCGAGCGGGAAGGGTGGCAATATCCGCAAAAAGGTTCGTGAGGCTTTGGAACATAATTATTTTGCGGATCGTGTGAGCGAGTATTATCACGGTGAGGATCTTCGGCATCAATCGGACTTATATCGTGACGTAATTAAGCGCCGACCTGGTTTAAAGAAGCACTTCAAATTGTTTAAAGAGGGTAATGCTGGAATGACCTTATTAATGATGCACTCACAGCCCTAAGAGCAATGCCAAACTATTGGTCCACCAGCGGTTTTGATACATTGAAAGTGAATGCAGATCACCATCTGGTGGTGACCGATGACTTTCTTAGAACCTATCTTGCTCGCCCGGAGCTGAGTCTCATTCCACAGTCGTGCGCTCAAGAACGAGCGGTCCATGAGCGTCTATTGAATTCACCACGCGAAGAAATTAGCCAAGCTGAGATTCAGAAAATCGCCGATCACGACGTGCAGGCTAACTATGAAATTTGGTTTCGCTACCGAGCTAAATTATTAGCCGCAAGCTCCCTTGAGCACTTTTACATGAGTCTGTTTCAGGGGAAGGGAGTCGATGTCCCACCTTTATTTGTGAGCCAGCTCACTCAAATTTTCCTTCGGCATATATTGGGTGAGAACCCAGACCCTTACGAACTAAGGATGGCAGAGTTCTTCTTTCGCACCCAAAAGGTCAGCATTCTGGAGGGTGGTGTTTTAATGGCAGCAGACCATGAAACGATTGAGCGAAATGCACAGGCCTCTGACTTTGGCAATATTGTTGATCTTCTAAAGAATCAATCACTGGCTGCTCGTACGATCGACTTGGATGTATTGCATCCCGATAATGCCAAGTCCTATTGGGGTCGTGATGAGTTCTATGATTTCGCAGTCCAGCTCAATTTCGATCAGCCTGCATTACCTGCCTTGGCGCGTCTTCTAGAAAAATGGATCAAGCATTTTTTAGGGATCGATACAGTGATTACCCCGTTGAAGGAGATCGCCGACTCCAAATGGGTTTGGCATGTTGGCTTAGATGCTGCTGCGACCGAGATTCTGAATGGTTTGTACCAAGAGCAGAGTCTTGATGAAAGTGTTCTTAACCGCTTAATTTGCCTCTTTAAGCTCGAATTCAAGGACCTGAGCCCAGTGCTTAGCCAGGTTCGAGGCAAACCCGTGTATTTGGGTCTGGCAATGAACGATCAGTCTCAGATTAAGCTCAAGCCCCAGAACCTCTTATTTAATCTTCCCTTAAGCCCTGTTTCGTAAACACTTTTTTCTATTCCGTCTGTTGCAGCGCAATAGAATTTAGGGTATACTATTAGGTATAAACCCTTAGGAGAAGAAAATGACTACAACAACTATCAAACCCACTTTGGCTGCCGGTTCAATAGGAGCTAGCGCCGGATCAAATTCTGGTATCTTGGCAACAATCCTTAAAACCTTGCGCATGCTTGGCAAGGCCTGGGAAGAGTCCAGAGTGGAATATAAAAAACGTGCCATCTTAGGTGGCGGTTGGGAATAATTGAAACCTGTCCGTATTGACTTTGTATCCGATATCGCCTGTCCTTGGTGTGCCGTTGGATTAGCATCCCTAGAACAGGCGTTAAAAGAACTCGGAAGTGAAGTCAGTACGGAGATCCAGTTTCAACCCTTTGAATTAAACCCTCATATGCCCCCAGGCGGGCAAGATGTCTTTGAGCATCTCACCGAGAAGTACGGCACGACCATTACTCAGGTCAAGGCCAATCAAGAGAAAATCTATCAGCGTGCTGCTGAACTAGGATTTCCATTTCATCCCGAAGGTCGCAAGCGGGTCTACAACACCTTCAATGCCCATCGTCTATTACATTGGGCCATGGTGGAATTTGATCTCGATGCCCAGCATCGTCTCAAAAAAGAGCTTCTCAAGAGTTACTTCACCTTAGCAGTTGATATGGATCAGCACGAACAGCTGCTAGAAGCAGTTGAGCGTGCTCAGTTACCAGCCGGGCGCGCTCGAGAAGTTCTCGCCTCTGATGAGTTCGCAAAGGATGTGAAAGACCAAGAGCAAAAATACCATCAGCTTGGCGTGCACTCGGTACCCTCGATCATTCTGAACAATCAATTCATTATTCAGGGTGCACAATCCCCAGAGCTCTTTGCGGAAGCTCTGCGTGATTGCGCCAATGGCGTGATCTAAATCCCAGCACTTCTAATGAATACAATGACGGTATTCATTTTGGAGGGTAGCTCATGATTCACGGAATTCAAATTAACCCACGGCACGAACCTGCCGAATTAGGCATTCATGCGCTGCGTGGTATGCCATCCACCGTGATAAGCGATATGTTGGGACGCACCCTGGTTGCCAAGGATATTCTGCCGATTCATCGCGCGCCAATGTCTGTCTGCGGTAATGCTTTCACCATCAAAGTTCATACGGCAGATAACCTCATGGTTCACAAAGCATTACAAATGGTGCGTCCAGGGGATGTGATGGTGATTGATGCCGAGGGCGATACCGGTTGCGCGGTGATTGGTGAGATCTTGACGCGCGTTGCTAAAAGTCGCGGCGTCGTCGGTATCGTTGTCGATGGTGCAGTGCGCGATGTCGATGCGCTCGAGGAGTTAGCCTTCCCATGCTGGGCACGTGGTATTAGTTTGCGTGGCCCCTTAAAGGATGGACCAGGTGCAATTAATATACCCGTCTCCATCGGCGGGATGATTGTGAACCCTGGAGACATTATCTTGGGTGATCAAGACGGCGTGATTGCCGTTCCTCCAACTCTTGCTGCAGAAGCAGCCCGTCTTGGCCAAGAAAAGATCAAGCAAGAACAAGAGATTCTCAAAACGATCGAAGCCGGAACTTATGCGGCACCATGGGTTGATGAGCTACTCATCAAAAAAGGGGTGAAGCTTTAATTACAAAGCGATCACGCAGCGATTAGCAATCCCCACTTGGCTTAAAACCTGAGAACCATTCAAACCAGCAATCTCAAGAACGCAAACCGCTGCAGCAACTTGCGCTCCGGTTTTCTGAACAAGACGCGCAGTTGCGGCGATAGTACCGCCAGTCGCCAAAACGTCATCAACGATCAGCACCGAAGCCCCGGGCTGCAAAATATGTTTACTGATCTCAAGAGTATCTGATCCGTACTCTAAGCCATAGGATTCTTGATGGATATCGGGCGGTAATTTGTTGGGCTTGCGGACCATCACGAACCCTTTATGAAGATGAGTGGCAAGTGCCGAGGCAAAAATAAAGCCCCGGGACTCAATCCCCAAAATATAGTCAAAGGAGTACTCAGTGCTAAGCTTACCTAGCGATTGAACGGTATAAGCAAAGGCATCCGCATTGGCGAGTAGGGGAGCAATGTCCCGAAATACGATCCCAGGCTTCGGAAAGTCCAAAATGCCAGGCAAGTAGTCTTCAAGCTTCATCCGTTTAGAATCCAATCATGACTATCGAACACCCCATCTTACTAGTAGTTGCTCTTAAGAATGAACTTGAGGCAATTACCATTCCAAAAAACATTGCAGTGGCATACACCGGAATCGGCAAAATCAATGCGGCTACGGTTACTCAAAGTGCGATTATTCATTATCAACCCAGTTTGATCATTAACTTTGGAACTGCCGGAGGATTGAATCCCAAGCTCAGTGAGTTAGTAACGATCGGACGTGTGATTCAGCGCGATATGAATGCGCAGCCCCTGGCACCTCGTGGCATCACCCCGTTTTGCACCAAGCCCGCCGAATATCTATCTGAGTCGGGTAAATATACCTGTGGCACTGGAGATAGCTTCGTAACCAGCATAGATCCTTGGTTGATCGAGCAGAAGGTTGATGTGGTGGATATGGAGTTATTTGCCATTGCGGCAATCGCCCATCAGCACCAAATCCCTTGGCGCTCATATAAATTTATCAGTGATACCGCCGATGATCAGGCAGGTGAGCAGTGGCACGAGAAAATAAACCATGGGGAAGAGCTCTTCTTGGAAGAGCTCAAACAGTTACTATCTTGATCGGACCCATGCTCAATCGACCCATTCTCTTGCTAACAGCAGGACTCTGCCTTCATGGAAATGGATGGGCAAACGAAGAAACCGCTGAGGTTTCCAAAACGATACGCGTCAAGCCAATTCCGATGGAAAGCGCAAAGACCATTATTGGTCAAGACTTTCGTTACCCCAGTGGAACGCCCCAGATTCAGGTCTTTGAGATTGAGATTCCTCCGGGTCAGCAAACCACATTGCATCGCCATGCCATACCACTCTTTGCCTATATCGCCAGCGGAGACCTGGAGCTTGATTACGGCAGCAAGGGCAAAAAGATTATGCGATCTGGCACCTCGTTTGTGGAAGCCATCAACTGGTGCCACTTTGGTAAGCCCCTGGGTAATCAGTCCGTTAGAATCATTGCTGTTTATCTTGGACAAAAAAATCCAGACCTCGCGATTTCAGAAGACTGTACAAAACCCGATTAGGACGATTCATGAGCACATCATTTGTTATTCCAGCCCCAGTTACTCCATCTTTGCCCGTTGTGGGTGATAGCAAGCGCTTTCCCGTCAATCGCATCTATTGCGTTGGGCGCAATTACGCTGATCACGCCCGTGAGATGGGTCATGACCCCGACCGCGAGCCACCATTCTTTTTCATGAAGCCCGCGACCGCGGTTGTGACCGATGGTCATGACATGGCTTATCCGGCTTTATCCAACGATGTTCACCACGAGTTAGAAATGGTTGTCGCTTTGGGTAAAGGTGGAGCGAATATTCCTGTAGACCAAGCCTTAGATCATGTGTGGGGCTATGGTTTGGGACTCGACATGACCCGTCGTGATTTGCAAGGCGAAGCCAAAAAAATGGGTCGTCCTTGGGATACTGGTAAAGCCTTTGATCAGTCCGCACCATGCTCGGCCTTAGTGCCTGTAAGTCAATGCGGACATTTATCCAAGGGTCGTATTTACCTGACGGTGAACGGTCAAGTGAAGCAAGACGGTGATCTTGCGATGATGATTTGGAATGTACCGGAGACGATTGCCTACTTGTCCACGCTCTTTACCCTAATGCCAGGCGATTTAATCTTCTCAGGAACCCCTGCAGGAGTCGCTGCGGTCCAACGCGGTGATGTATTGGAAGGCCATGTAGATGGCTTACCGACTCTCCAAACCAAAATTGTGTAAGGCTTTAGAGCTCAGACTGGTTCTCGAGCGCAAATAATTTGAGGGTATCAAAATCCACATGGTCAAGTGCATTGATGTGGGTACTCTCTAGTTTAAGGAGTGGTGCACAGCCATTCGCTAGAGCCTCTTGCCAGCGAGTAATGCACAAACACCATTGATCGCCCGCTTTAAGCCCCGGAAAGTTCCACTCTGGTCTCGGGGTAATCAGATCATTGCCCCGCTGATGACTAAACTCCAGAAATTCATCGCTCATGATTGCACATACCAAATGCAAGCCAACATCCTCGTCATTGGTCTTGCAGCAACCATCCCGAAAGAAGCCAGTGAGCGGATCAAACGAGCAGGGTACGAGTGGCTCACCAAAGACATTACGCACAATCTCAGGCATTTGTTCTCCTTACTTCCCTTGCCAATTGGGAGGGCGACCACTTAAAAATGCCGTTACACCCTCTTTAAAGTCTGCGCTGCCGTACACCTCGGTAATTAAATCATCGCAATTCGGTAATGAATGTCCGATCACGCGCGCCATGATGAGTTTGGATGCCTTTTGAGTAATTGGTGCTAGAGCAGCTAATTGCTTTGCAAGATCCATACTCATCCGCTCAAGATCCTCTGATTCACCAGTTTGGTAGATAAATCCCTGTGTCAAAAGCTCTTGCGCCGAGATTAACTCAGCAAGTAAGAGCATGCGTTTTGTGATTGCAACCCCAAGATGGGCCGTTAACCAGGCGATATTGCTCGGCGAGAGGGTATTGCCAAGTGTGCGTGCAATTGGTACTCCAAATTTTGCAGTTGGAGTCGCTATCCGAAAATCACACAAAGCCGCAATTGCTAAGCCACCACCAACTGCGAGTCCATCAATAACTGCAATCGTTGGTATGGGTAGTTGTTGAAGAGGCCCCAAATAGTGATCAATCATGCGCTCATACTGAACCCCATCGGCACCACCTTGAAAGGATTGAAACTGGGCAATATCACTACCCGAGACAAAGGATTTACCACCAATTCCTCGCAAAATAGCGACTCGCACAGAAGGATTTTGTGCAAGCTCTAAACAAATCGTGCGCAATTGCTCATACATCGCCTGCGTCATCGCATTACGCGCTTGGGGATGATCAAAAAAGAGATGTGCGATCGAGTCCTTAATCTCGCAATACACCCGAGCATTGATTGCATCACTCATGCAGCAAATGCACCCTGTGCGCGTAGTGATTCAATTTGATCCGAGGTAAATCCAGCCTGCTCTAAAACCTCTTGGGTATGCTCGCCCAATAGGGGAGGATGACGACGAATTTGCTGCGGGGTGCCTTGCATCTTGACCGCAAAGCCGATGTTAGGAACTTTGCCCTCCAGCGGATGATCAATCTCAATCTTCATTTGGCGATGCTTACCATGCTCGCTCTCAAAAGCCTGCGGATAATCTAAGATTGGCCCAGCCGGAATTCCCTCAGCCAACATCAGATCAATCCACTCACTTGCATCTTTATTAGCAAAGGATTTTTCAAGTTCAGTGATTAGTGCTTGGCGATGACCGAGTCGACCAGCAATCGTTTGGTAATCAGGGTTCTGTAACAGATCTGGGCGCATCAAGATGTCACAGAGTTTTTGCCAAAGCTTGTTATTCGTGGCACCCATCACGAAGTAACCATCTTTTGCTTTCACAGCTTGATAAGGCGCAGTCATACGGTTGGCCGTACCCAGTGCAATAGGAGGTTGACCGGTGCCCCAGTACTCGGAGGTATCCCAAATCGAGAACGCCAGTGCTGAATCAAATAAGGATGCATCAATGTATTGACCCTGGCCCGTGCTCTTGGCTCCAATATACGCTGACAGAGCCGCATAGACCGCAAAGAGTGCGCAGCCAATATCAGCAACGGGAACACCGGCTTTGACGGGTTTGCCATCGCCATGGCCGGTCACACTCATTACTCCGGACATCGCTTGAGCCATTAAATCAAAACCAGGACGCTCTGCCCATGGACCACTTTGGCCAAAACCCGAGATGCTGACGTATACCAGTGCGGGATTGATGTTGCGCATTGCCTCGTAACCAACACCCAGTCGTTTCATGACCCCCGGGCGATAGTTCTCCACCAAAATATCAGCGTCCTTGGCCAACTCAAACAAAATCTCTTTGCCAGCATCGGACTTCAGATTAATCGCAATGCTACGTTTATTGCGATTCATGTTCAAAAAGCCCATGCTATCGGGGCCTTTCATCTTAAAACCCATGGCACCACGGGTTTGGTCACCTGAGCCTGGTGGCTCGACCTTGATGACATCGGCGCCCATATCGGCGAGCAACATACAGCAGTAGGGGCCCGCCATGACTTGACTCACATCAAGAACCTTAACACCGGCGAGGGGTAGAGGACGATTAGTTTGGGATGTAGAGGAATTCATCATGGCATTCTAAACACAAAACCATTTTTTGTTTGTGCACATCCGTCTATTAAAATTATGAGTATGTATATGTTTTTACCTTTTGTGATTGCATTACTAGCCGCCATCTTCATTTGGTTTGAGAAGCGCGTACTTGGATTGCTGTTTGCATTCGCTAGCGCTGTGATCACGGTCGCATGGTTCTTGCATCATGCCTCCGACAAACTCAATATTAGCCTATGAGTAAGCTAACCTTACCATCGCTTAGTGGCC is a window from the Polynucleobacter sp. HIN11 genome containing:
- a CDS encoding enoyl-CoA hydratase/isomerase family protein yields the protein MSDAINARVYCEIKDSIAHLFFDHPQARNAMTQAMYEQLRTICLELAQNPSVRVAILRGIGGKSFVSGSDIAQFQSFQGGADGVQYERMIDHYLGPLQQLPIPTIAVIDGLAVGGGLAIAALCDFRIATPTAKFGVPIARTLGNTLSPSNIAWLTAHLGVAITKRMLLLAELISAQELLTQGFIYQTGESEDLERMSMDLAKQLAALAPITQKASKLIMARVIGHSLPNCDDLITEVYGSADFKEGVTAFLSGRPPNWQGK
- a CDS encoding CaiB/BaiF CoA transferase family protein, translated to MNSSTSQTNRPLPLAGVKVLDVSQVMAGPYCCMLLADMGADVIKVEPPGSGDQTRGAMGFKMKGPDSMGFLNMNRNKRSIAINLKSDAGKEILFELAKDADILVENYRPGVMKRLGVGYEAMRNINPALVYVSISGFGQSGPWAERPGFDLMAQAMSGVMSVTGHGDGKPVKAGVPVADIGCALFAVYAALSAYIGAKSTGQGQYIDASLFDSALAFSIWDTSEYWGTGQPPIALGTANRMTAPYQAVKAKDGYFVMGATNNKLWQKLCDILMRPDLLQNPDYQTIAGRLGHRQALITELEKSFANKDASEWIDLMLAEGIPAGPILDYPQAFESEHGKHRQMKIEIDHPLEGKVPNIGFAVKMQGTPQQIRRHPPLLGEHTQEVLEQAGFTSDQIESLRAQGAFAA
- a CDS encoding DUF5993 family protein gives rise to the protein MFLPFVIALLAAIFIWFEKRVLGLLFAFASAVITVAWFLHHASDKLNISL